The Vibrio nitrifigilis genome window below encodes:
- the ispE gene encoding 4-(cytidine 5'-diphospho)-2-C-methyl-D-erythritol kinase has translation MDSATMISTTTHWPSPAKLNLFLYINGQRDNGYHELQTLFQFLDYGDELAITPNQSGEITITPEIAGLPLESNLIWQAATALQTQTNTALGADIQLNKVLPMGGGIGGGSSNAATALVALNLIWQTNLSDDQLAEIGLALGADVPVFVKGFAAFAEGVGEKLSQVEPEEKWYLVIRPNVAISTKDIFTHPDLTRNTPKRGLSTLLESPYENDCEKIVRLLYPEVDKKLSWLLQYAPSRLTGTGSCIFAEFSSEQEATAVLAKLVDNVSAFVAQGRNISPLKETLAAYSAAQTLSI, from the coding sequence ATGGACTCTGCCACAATGATAAGCACCACAACTCACTGGCCTTCGCCCGCCAAACTAAATCTGTTTTTATACATCAATGGGCAAAGAGACAATGGGTATCATGAACTGCAAACGTTATTTCAGTTTTTAGATTATGGCGATGAGCTTGCCATTACTCCCAATCAATCTGGAGAGATAACGATTACTCCTGAGATTGCAGGGTTACCTTTAGAATCAAACCTCATTTGGCAGGCAGCCACCGCCCTGCAAACACAGACAAACACAGCATTGGGCGCAGACATACAACTGAACAAAGTATTGCCCATGGGTGGCGGCATTGGCGGAGGCTCATCCAATGCGGCAACAGCATTGGTTGCATTAAATCTTATCTGGCAAACCAATTTAAGCGACGATCAACTGGCAGAAATTGGACTGGCACTTGGCGCTGATGTTCCCGTTTTTGTGAAAGGATTCGCTGCCTTTGCCGAAGGGGTCGGTGAAAAATTATCCCAAGTTGAACCAGAAGAAAAATGGTACTTGGTGATTCGCCCTAATGTTGCCATTTCGACCAAAGATATTTTCACTCATCCGGATCTCACAAGAAATACGCCTAAGCGAGGATTATCAACCCTTCTAGAGTCACCATACGAAAACGATTGCGAAAAAATTGTCCGATTACTGTACCCAGAGGTTGATAAGAAACTTTCTTGGCTGCTACAATACGCGCCGTCAAGATTGACCGGGACGGGATCTTGCATTTTTGCTGAGTTTTCCAGTGAGCAAGAAGCAACCGCTGTCCTTGCCAAACTTGTTGATAATGTCTCAGCGTTTGTCGCCCAAGGGCGCAATATATCCCCGCTAAAAGAGACACTTGCTGCCTATAGTGCAGCACAGACCCTTTCTATTTAA
- the lolB gene encoding lipoprotein insertase outer membrane protein LolB, producing MTLASKRLYLIFALLMTLAGCTTVQTPVTQVNWQAHQTKLEQLDQYRLSGKLGYISPQKRQSMNFQWIKSPDKTDLRLTNFLGQTVLHLTVDSHGAKVETYDDQVFTDPNPEVLITRLTGLVLPLKSLQDWIVGLPSNADDYILNTNNTLASLVKTIGGQRWLVTYTDYGEYPKGKETLPLPTKLKLVQNQTKLHIVITKWTLPQ from the coding sequence ATGACTTTGGCTAGTAAAAGACTTTATTTAATATTCGCTCTACTCATGACACTTGCCGGCTGTACCACAGTACAAACGCCAGTAACGCAGGTAAACTGGCAGGCACATCAAACTAAATTAGAACAACTCGATCAATACCGTCTGTCCGGTAAATTAGGCTATATTTCACCGCAGAAGCGCCAATCCATGAATTTTCAATGGATAAAATCACCCGATAAAACAGACTTGCGTTTAACCAACTTTCTTGGCCAAACTGTGCTGCACCTTACGGTAGACAGTCACGGTGCAAAAGTAGAAACGTATGATGACCAAGTATTTACAGACCCAAATCCTGAGGTACTCATTACTCGTTTAACTGGGTTAGTTCTGCCATTAAAATCACTCCAAGATTGGATTGTAGGCCTACCAAGTAACGCGGATGATTATATTCTCAACACCAACAATACTCTGGCATCATTAGTCAAAACCATCGGGGGACAACGTTGGTTAGTTACTTACACTGATTACGGCGAATATCCAAAGGGGAAAGAGACGCTACCTCTTCCAACTAAGCTAAAATTGGTGCAAAACCAAACTAAATTACACATCGTTATTACCAAATGGACTCTGCCACAATGA
- the hemA gene encoding glutamyl-tRNA reductase: MSLLAIGINHNTASVELREKVAFGPEKLKDALKQLSTNSSVNGGVILSTCNRTEVYCDVKNTSKNKIIEWLSQFHDVKLEDIKPSLYLHEEQAAIRHLMRVSCGLDSLVLGEPQILGQVKQAYADSREQRAVDPALEKLFQKAFSVAKRVRTETEIGGHAVSVAYAACTLAKHIFESLEDATVLLVGAGETIELVAKHLASHNCKRIIVANRTKERALGLAEEFGGEVITLNEIPDYLPAADIVISSTASPLPIIGKGMVETALKARRHQPMLLVDIAVPRDIESQVGELSDVYLYSVDDLQSIVDSNMEQRKVEAIQAEAIVSEESASFMTWLRSLQAVDSIREYRQNANDIREELLTKSLQALETGADPEKLLIELSNKLTNKLIHAPTRALQSAAEQGEPAKLAVIRESLGLDDPKIIS, from the coding sequence ATGTCTTTACTTGCTATTGGTATTAACCACAATACAGCGTCGGTTGAATTGCGAGAAAAAGTTGCCTTCGGTCCAGAGAAACTGAAAGATGCACTTAAGCAACTATCGACCAACTCATCAGTGAATGGTGGGGTCATTTTATCGACCTGTAACCGCACTGAAGTTTATTGTGACGTTAAAAACACCAGTAAAAACAAAATCATTGAATGGCTATCTCAGTTCCATGATGTGAAATTGGAAGACATTAAACCCAGCTTATATTTGCATGAAGAGCAAGCGGCTATTCGCCATTTGATGCGTGTTTCATGTGGTTTAGATTCGCTAGTTCTAGGCGAGCCACAAATTTTGGGTCAGGTAAAGCAGGCGTATGCGGACTCCCGTGAGCAGCGCGCCGTTGATCCTGCATTAGAAAAATTATTTCAAAAAGCGTTTTCGGTGGCTAAGCGCGTACGGACTGAAACGGAAATCGGCGGTCACGCGGTATCTGTCGCTTATGCAGCTTGCACTCTAGCTAAACATATTTTTGAATCGCTTGAAGATGCGACTGTGTTACTTGTTGGTGCTGGTGAAACGATTGAATTGGTAGCAAAACATCTAGCAAGCCATAATTGCAAACGTATCATCGTTGCTAATCGTACTAAAGAACGGGCGCTGGGATTGGCTGAAGAATTCGGTGGTGAAGTGATTACATTGAATGAAATTCCTGACTATTTACCGGCGGCCGATATTGTGATCAGTTCAACGGCTAGCCCATTACCTATTATTGGTAAAGGTATGGTTGAGACCGCGTTAAAAGCTCGTCGACATCAACCTATGTTGCTGGTTGATATTGCAGTACCACGCGATATTGAATCTCAGGTTGGTGAATTGAGTGATGTGTATCTCTATTCCGTCGATGATTTACAATCGATTGTTGATAGCAACATGGAGCAGCGAAAAGTAGAAGCCATTCAAGCTGAAGCGATTGTTAGCGAAGAAAGCGCCTCATTTATGACTTGGCTGCGTTCTCTACAAGCCGTTGATAGTATTCGCGAATATCGTCAAAATGCTAACGATATCCGCGAAGAACTATTGACCAAAAGTCTACAAGCTTTAGAAACCGGTGCTGATCCGGAAAAACTGTTAATCGAACTCAGTAATAAATTGACCAATAAGTTGATTCATGCACCAACCAGAGCTTTGCAGAGTGCGGCTGAGCAAGGCGAGCCAGCGAAATTAGCAGTGATCAGAGAGAGTCTAGGTTTAGACGATCCAAAAATTATAAGTTAA
- the prfA gene encoding peptide chain release factor 1 has translation MKASILVKLETLVERYEEVQQLLGDPDVIGDQDKFRALSKEYSQLEEITKCFQAYQQAQEDLVAAQDMAKEDDAEMREMAEEEIQAAEESIENLTAELEILLLPKDPNDERNCFLEIRAGAGGDEAGIFAGDLFRMYSRFAEKKGWKIEVMSSNEAEHGGYKEMIAKVVGDGAYGVLKFESGGHRVQRVPETESQGRVHTSACTVAVMPEIPEAEIPEIRSVDLRIDTFRSSGAGGQHVNTTDSAIRITHLPTGLVVECQDERSQHKNKAKAMSVLAARIAQAEEAKRAAEISDTRRNLLGSGDRSDRIRTYNYPQGRVSDHRINLTIYRLSEVMEGDMQGLIEPVIQEHQADQLAALAEQN, from the coding sequence ATGAAAGCGTCGATTTTAGTAAAGCTTGAAACCCTTGTGGAACGTTACGAAGAAGTTCAACAGCTTCTGGGCGATCCAGATGTCATTGGGGATCAAGATAAGTTCCGTGCTCTATCTAAGGAGTACTCGCAACTCGAGGAAATCACTAAGTGTTTCCAAGCGTATCAACAGGCTCAAGAAGATCTTGTTGCTGCGCAAGACATGGCGAAGGAAGATGACGCTGAAATGCGTGAAATGGCGGAAGAAGAAATTCAAGCAGCCGAAGAGTCAATCGAAAACTTGACTGCTGAACTAGAGATTCTATTGTTGCCAAAAGATCCAAACGATGAGCGCAACTGTTTCTTAGAAATTCGTGCTGGTGCTGGCGGTGATGAAGCAGGTATTTTTGCCGGTGACTTGTTCCGCATGTATAGCCGTTTTGCAGAGAAGAAAGGTTGGAAAATTGAAGTCATGTCATCGAATGAAGCTGAACATGGCGGTTACAAAGAGATGATCGCGAAAGTCGTGGGTGACGGTGCTTACGGGGTTCTAAAATTTGAATCGGGTGGCCATCGCGTGCAACGTGTCCCAGAAACTGAATCACAAGGTCGAGTTCATACTTCAGCGTGTACCGTTGCGGTTATGCCTGAAATTCCCGAGGCAGAAATTCCAGAAATCCGCTCCGTGGATTTACGAATTGACACATTCCGTTCATCGGGGGCTGGTGGTCAGCACGTTAATACCACCGATTCTGCCATTCGTATTACCCACTTGCCGACCGGTTTAGTCGTTGAGTGTCAGGATGAACGTTCACAACATAAGAACAAAGCGAAAGCAATGTCAGTATTGGCTGCTCGTATTGCTCAAGCTGAAGAAGCAAAGCGTGCTGCTGAGATTTCAGATACTCGCCGTAACTTATTGGGTTCTGGTGATCGTAGTGACCGTATTCGCACTTATAACTATCCTCAAGGACGTGTTTCAGACCACCGTATCAACTTAACTATTTATCGTTTAAGCGAAGTTATGGAAGGGGATATGCAAGGTCTAATTGAACCTGTCATTCAAGAGCACCAAGCTGACCAATTAGCCGCGTTAGCTGAACAAAACTAA
- the prmC gene encoding peptide chain release factor N(5)-glutamine methyltransferase, which yields MSNTIDAALKAATSQLAASGSTSPAIDAAVLLCHALQKPRSYLFTWPDKTLDSAQQQSFDTLLERRVTGEPVAYIIGEREFWSLPLKVSPSTLIPRPDTERLVELALDKAADCAGDILDLGTGTGAIALALASELPQRRLVGVDLRGEAQALATENSKRLNLSNVTFLQGSWFEPITDGTKFALIVSNPPYIEESDPHLTQGDVRFEPISALVAKDNGLADIKTISDKARDYLQNGGWLLFEHGYDQGNAVRTILEQFGYSRVVTEKDYAGQDRVTLGQYQL from the coding sequence ATGTCAAATACGATCGATGCCGCCTTAAAGGCGGCAACTTCTCAACTTGCTGCCAGCGGCAGTACTTCACCTGCCATTGACGCTGCGGTACTTCTTTGCCACGCTCTACAAAAACCGCGTTCTTATCTTTTTACTTGGCCAGATAAAACACTAGATAGTGCTCAGCAACAAAGTTTTGACACTTTGTTGGAACGAAGAGTGACTGGAGAGCCTGTTGCTTACATCATCGGAGAGCGTGAGTTTTGGTCGTTACCATTGAAAGTGTCACCATCAACTCTGATTCCTCGTCCTGATACTGAACGCTTGGTTGAACTAGCCTTAGATAAAGCGGCTGATTGTGCTGGTGATATCTTAGATTTAGGTACAGGAACAGGGGCAATAGCGTTAGCTTTAGCGTCAGAATTGCCGCAACGCCGCTTAGTTGGGGTTGATTTACGTGGTGAAGCTCAAGCACTTGCTACTGAAAATAGTAAGCGCCTAAACCTATCCAATGTCACTTTTCTGCAAGGAAGTTGGTTTGAACCTATCACTGATGGTACAAAGTTTGCTTTGATAGTATCAAATCCACCTTATATTGAAGAAAGTGACCCACATTTGACGCAAGGTGATGTTCGTTTTGAGCCAATCAGTGCATTAGTGGCGAAAGATAACGGGTTAGCAGACATCAAAACTATCAGCGATAAAGCTCGTGATTATCTGCAAAATGGAGGATGGTTGCTGTTCGAACATGGTTATGATCAAGGCAATGCCGTTAGAACCATTCTTGAGCAGTTCGGTTATAGTCGCGTCGTTACTGAAAAAGATTACGCGGGGCAAGATCGCGTGACACTGGGACAATATCAATTATAA
- a CDS encoding SirB2 family protein, producing MYVSLKYLHLIAIAVSVFLLTLRYILMMMDSDKLQHKFLKVFPHIVDTVLLLSGVGLIFVTGFIPFTPAAPWMLDKLTCVVVYIVLGVFALKIGRNKMLRTFAFLGALGWLAMAGKIAVTKLPMFFS from the coding sequence ATGTACGTTTCTCTAAAATATTTACACTTAATCGCCATCGCTGTCAGCGTCTTTCTACTTACGCTTCGCTATATTTTGATGATGATGGATTCTGATAAATTACAGCACAAATTTTTAAAAGTATTCCCCCATATTGTGGATACCGTTCTATTACTAAGCGGTGTTGGACTGATTTTTGTCACTGGTTTTATTCCTTTTACTCCAGCTGCTCCTTGGATGCTGGATAAACTGACATGCGTAGTCGTTTATATTGTTTTAGGTGTTTTTGCCCTAAAAATTGGGCGTAATAAAATGCTACGGACTTTCGCATTTCTTGGTGCATTAGGTTGGTTAGCAATGGCAGGAAAAATTGCTGTTACCAAACTACCAATGTTTTTTAGCTAA
- a CDS encoding SirB1 family protein yields the protein MLNLSDDDFDNMELVDGALALNNAINSDTRVEWAETEMARLLDEAKLALANENNEQQRFDAFIHLFYQEWKFRGDRDAYFDSSNAFIDKVLERRKGVPVSLGALLLYFGTKLGFPLKGINFPTQFLVRVSWPEQAPQYINPFSGEYVSQHTLQAWLIGLKGPLSKLKPEHLKEADHPTIIGRWLALLKSALLREERYTLALRCTDLALTFVPDDPYEIRDRGFIYQQLDCNQVAISDYQYFIEHCPDDPAAELLKTQVNALSHSDVTLH from the coding sequence ATGTTAAATTTATCCGATGATGACTTTGACAATATGGAGTTAGTTGACGGTGCTCTTGCACTCAATAATGCAATTAACTCTGACACGCGAGTGGAATGGGCCGAAACGGAAATGGCACGTCTTTTGGATGAAGCAAAGCTCGCATTAGCCAATGAAAACAACGAACAACAACGCTTTGATGCATTCATTCACCTCTTCTATCAAGAATGGAAGTTTAGGGGGGATCGTGATGCGTATTTTGATTCGAGTAATGCGTTTATTGATAAAGTATTGGAACGTCGTAAAGGTGTTCCGGTTAGTTTAGGTGCGTTACTGTTGTATTTTGGTACTAAGCTTGGCTTTCCTCTTAAAGGCATTAATTTCCCCACCCAGTTTTTAGTGCGTGTTAGTTGGCCAGAGCAAGCGCCTCAATACATTAATCCATTTTCTGGTGAGTATGTCTCACAACATACGTTGCAGGCTTGGTTAATTGGTCTTAAAGGACCGCTGAGTAAATTAAAACCAGAACACCTTAAAGAGGCTGATCATCCAACGATTATTGGTCGTTGGTTGGCATTACTTAAAAGTGCATTATTGCGTGAAGAGCGTTACACGTTAGCATTACGTTGCACTGATTTAGCTTTGACCTTTGTCCCTGATGATCCCTATGAAATTCGTGATCGTGGATTCATCTATCAGCAGTTAGACTGTAATCAAGTTGCGATTTCCGACTATCAATATTTTATTGAGCATTGTCCGGATGATCCCGCTGCAGAATTATTGAAAACTCAAGTGAATGCATTGAGTCACTCAGATGTCACTTTGCACTAA
- the kdsA gene encoding 3-deoxy-8-phosphooctulonate synthase, whose amino-acid sequence MEQKIVHVGDIPVANDKPFTLFAGMNVLESRDLAMQICEHYVKVTEKLGIPYVFKASFDKANRSSVHSYRGPGLEEGLKIFQEIKDTFGVKIITDVHNEAQAQPVADVVDVIQLPAFLARQTDLVEAMAKTGAVINVKKPQFMSPGQVGNIVEKFAECGNDKVILCERGACHGYDNLVVDMLGFGVMKNASKGSPIIFDVTHSLQMRDPSGAASGGRRQQTVELAKAGLATGIAGLFIEAHPNPDQARCDGPSALPLDKLEPFLAQMKALDDLIKSFSEIDIK is encoded by the coding sequence ATGGAACAGAAAATTGTTCATGTTGGCGATATTCCAGTAGCGAATGATAAACCATTTACCCTATTTGCTGGAATGAATGTGCTTGAATCACGTGATCTTGCTATGCAGATTTGTGAGCACTATGTGAAAGTAACCGAGAAGCTTGGAATTCCTTACGTGTTCAAAGCTTCGTTCGATAAAGCAAACCGCAGCTCTGTTCATTCTTATCGTGGTCCTGGCTTGGAAGAAGGGTTAAAAATTTTCCAAGAAATCAAAGATACTTTTGGCGTTAAAATCATTACCGATGTTCACAACGAAGCCCAAGCTCAACCTGTAGCCGACGTTGTTGATGTCATTCAATTACCCGCATTCCTTGCTCGTCAGACTGATTTGGTGGAAGCAATGGCAAAAACTGGTGCGGTGATTAACGTGAAAAAACCGCAGTTTATGAGCCCAGGTCAAGTGGGTAACATTGTTGAAAAATTCGCTGAATGTGGCAACGATAAAGTGATCCTATGTGAACGTGGTGCTTGCCATGGTTACGATAACCTTGTGGTTGATATGCTTGGTTTTGGTGTGATGAAAAATGCCTCTAAAGGTAGCCCAATTATTTTCGATGTCACTCACTCGCTGCAAATGCGCGATCCATCAGGTGCCGCTTCGGGTGGTCGTCGTCAACAGACTGTTGAATTGGCTAAAGCTGGTTTAGCAACAGGTATTGCCGGTTTATTTATTGAAGCGCATCCAAACCCAGATCAAGCACGTTGTGATGGTCCATCTGCTTTACCTTTAGATAAATTGGAACCATTCCTAGCTCAGATGAAAGCACTTGATGATCTCATCAAAAGCTTTAGTGAAATCGATATTAAATAA
- the ushA gene encoding bifunctional UDP-sugar hydrolase/5'-nucleotidase UshA, which produces MNSSLFKKAAVSAAVIALLSGCAQQSAHTLSADKTYKLTILHTNDNHGHFWQNAKGEYGMAARKTIIDRVRKEVKAEGGSVLLLSTGDVNTGVPESDLLDAEPDIKGMNLMGYDAMAIGNHEFDNPLSVLAKQQGWAHFPMLSANIYNKTTGKRVFKPYIIMHKQGIKIAVIGLTTEDTVKVGNPDYVKNLDFRDPKVETKKLVAELKETEHPDMIIAVAHMGHYDDAHYGINAPGDVSLARYLPKQDIDLIVGGHTHDAVCMQDKSHIKVNYQPGDMCKPDLENGIEIVQAFEWGKYVGRADYEFHNGQVNLVSYHLIPVNLKKKVQVNGESKSVYATQEIPQDPAMLKLLQPYQDKGQVKLGQKVATVTGKLEGDRKVVRFHQTNLGRLIATAHMERTKADFAIMNSGGVRSSITPGDVTYKSVLMVQPFSNTITYIDMSGSDVKKYLDNVATKPVDSGAYPQFAGISMVVGKRSVSQVKIHGKPLDPSKTYRFSVPSYNAAGGDGYPKITDHKGFVDTGFVDAEVLKAYLHSHSPVDASQYIPHGEIIYKL; this is translated from the coding sequence ATGAACAGTTCTTTATTTAAAAAAGCAGCCGTTAGTGCTGCAGTGATTGCATTACTGTCCGGTTGTGCTCAACAGTCAGCTCACACGTTATCGGCGGATAAAACCTATAAACTCACCATCTTACATACCAACGATAACCATGGACACTTCTGGCAAAATGCCAAAGGCGAATATGGTATGGCGGCACGTAAGACAATCATAGATCGTGTGCGTAAAGAGGTTAAAGCAGAAGGTGGTAGCGTATTATTGCTATCTACAGGTGATGTGAATACGGGGGTTCCAGAATCCGATTTGTTGGATGCAGAACCTGATATTAAAGGTATGAATTTAATGGGTTACGATGCAATGGCGATCGGTAACCATGAATTTGATAATCCTCTTTCCGTGTTAGCAAAACAGCAGGGTTGGGCGCATTTCCCAATGTTGTCAGCGAATATTTACAATAAAACGACCGGCAAACGCGTATTTAAACCCTACATTATTATGCATAAACAAGGGATTAAAATTGCGGTAATTGGTTTAACCACAGAAGACACGGTTAAAGTCGGTAACCCTGATTATGTAAAAAACCTCGATTTTCGTGACCCTAAAGTTGAAACTAAAAAATTGGTGGCTGAACTTAAGGAAACGGAACATCCTGATATGATTATCGCGGTTGCTCATATGGGGCATTACGATGATGCTCACTATGGTATCAATGCACCAGGCGATGTTTCTCTTGCTCGTTACTTACCTAAACAAGATATCGATTTGATTGTTGGTGGTCATACGCATGATGCAGTATGTATGCAGGACAAATCGCATATCAAGGTGAATTACCAACCTGGTGATATGTGTAAGCCCGATTTAGAAAATGGTATCGAAATTGTTCAAGCATTTGAATGGGGTAAATATGTTGGCCGTGCTGATTATGAGTTTCATAATGGGCAAGTCAATTTAGTTAGTTATCATTTGATACCGGTTAACTTGAAGAAAAAGGTTCAGGTTAATGGCGAATCGAAAAGCGTGTATGCAACCCAAGAAATACCGCAAGATCCTGCTATGTTGAAACTGCTTCAGCCATATCAAGATAAAGGGCAGGTTAAACTTGGACAAAAAGTTGCCACGGTAACAGGTAAACTGGAAGGCGATCGTAAAGTGGTCCGTTTCCATCAAACTAACCTTGGTCGTTTGATTGCTACTGCTCATATGGAGCGTACGAAAGCTGATTTTGCGATTATGAACTCTGGTGGTGTGCGTAGTTCAATTACACCGGGAGATGTGACATATAAAAGTGTTCTGATGGTTCAGCCATTTAGCAATACCATTACTTACATTGATATGTCAGGTTCAGATGTTAAAAAATATTTAGATAATGTGGCAACAAAACCTGTTGATTCAGGCGCCTACCCACAGTTTGCTGGTATCTCTATGGTAGTGGGAAAACGCAGTGTATCTCAAGTGAAGATTCATGGAAAACCGCTTGATCCAAGTAAAACCTACCGATTTAGCGTACCAAGCTATAATGCCGCTGGTGGTGATGGCTATCCTAAAATCACTGATCATAAAGGGTTCGTAGATACAGGTTTTGTTGATGCTGAAGTGTTAAAAGCTTATTTACATAGCCATAGCCCAGTTGATGCAAGCCAATATATTCCACATGGTGAAATTATTTATAAGCTGTAA
- the ybaK gene encoding Cys-tRNA(Pro) deacylase yields MTPAINLAKKKKIVHTVHQYEHDPNAESYGEEAAELLGEDPKTVFKTLLFCLNGEEKHLAVAVIPVDHRLNLKLAAKAAKAKKAEMANPTIAEKTTGYVVGGISPLGQKKSLPTFIHESAKALDTMCVSAGKRGLEIELAPADLAKLTRGEFVNLCLD; encoded by the coding sequence ATGACGCCTGCAATCAATTTAGCCAAAAAGAAGAAAATTGTTCACACCGTACATCAATACGAACACGATCCGAATGCAGAAAGCTATGGTGAAGAGGCGGCAGAACTATTAGGAGAAGACCCAAAAACGGTGTTTAAGACGTTACTATTTTGCCTTAATGGCGAAGAAAAGCATCTTGCTGTAGCGGTGATTCCTGTTGATCATCGATTGAACCTAAAGTTAGCAGCAAAAGCTGCCAAAGCAAAAAAAGCGGAAATGGCTAACCCGACTATCGCTGAAAAAACGACGGGGTATGTGGTTGGTGGTATTAGTCCATTAGGACAGAAAAAATCGTTACCGACTTTTATTCATGAGAGTGCGAAGGCGTTAGATACCATGTGTGTCAGTGCGGGGAAAAGGGGCCTAGAAATCGAATTAGCGCCAGCGGATTTAGCTAAATTGACGCGTGGTGAATTCGTTAATTTGTGCTTAGATTAA
- a CDS encoding uracil-xanthine permease family protein: MKNAILGAQMLFVAFGALVLVPLLTGLDPNVALFGAGVGTLLFQLITRRSVPIFLASSFAFIAPILYGTKTFGIAATMGGLAVAGLVYVILGAFIKVKGVGFIHRLLPPVVVGPVIMVIGLGLAPSAVNMALGRSGDGTQIIDGHIALWVSLASLLTTIIVSVFAKGFFKLIPICGGILVGYAVSLYFGIVDFSPVTKAAWFALPNFTYPEFNLNAILFMIPVAIAPAVEHVGDIIAISNVTGKDYLKKPGLHRTITGDGVATMVATCLGAPPNTTYSEVTGAVTLTRAFNPVIMTWAAITSIILALVGKLGALLQTIPMPVMGGIMCLLFGSIATVGLNSLIKHNVDLHKSRNLVIVAVTLVFGIGGMAFDIGGFSLQGVSLCGIVAILLNLILPKDLGETHVVDKAEIDD; the protein is encoded by the coding sequence ATGAAAAATGCCATTCTAGGCGCTCAAATGCTGTTTGTTGCATTTGGGGCACTGGTTCTAGTGCCGCTACTCACGGGGTTAGATCCTAACGTCGCTCTTTTCGGTGCAGGTGTCGGCACCCTCCTTTTCCAATTAATTACTCGCCGATCCGTTCCCATTTTCCTCGCTTCCTCTTTCGCCTTTATCGCTCCAATCCTTTACGGTACAAAAACATTTGGCATTGCTGCCACCATGGGTGGTTTGGCCGTCGCAGGCCTTGTCTATGTCATTTTAGGCGCATTTATCAAAGTAAAAGGAGTAGGATTTATTCATCGCTTGTTACCGCCCGTCGTCGTTGGGCCTGTAATCATGGTGATCGGCTTAGGGCTTGCCCCTTCAGCGGTAAATATGGCGCTAGGACGGTCGGGAGATGGAACCCAAATCATCGATGGACATATTGCACTTTGGGTATCACTAGCCTCGTTGTTAACTACCATTATTGTGAGTGTATTTGCTAAAGGATTCTTTAAACTCATTCCAATTTGTGGCGGCATTTTAGTGGGATACGCTGTTTCTCTTTACTTTGGTATCGTCGATTTTTCACCAGTAACCAAAGCTGCATGGTTTGCATTACCCAACTTCACCTACCCGGAATTCAATCTCAATGCGATACTGTTCATGATTCCTGTTGCTATTGCTCCAGCGGTAGAACATGTGGGTGATATCATCGCTATTTCAAACGTCACAGGTAAAGACTATCTGAAAAAACCAGGACTGCATCGCACCATTACCGGTGACGGGGTTGCCACAATGGTCGCCACATGCCTTGGTGCTCCACCTAATACTACCTACAGTGAAGTGACTGGAGCTGTCACGCTCACCCGAGCGTTTAACCCTGTAATAATGACTTGGGCAGCCATTACATCGATCATTCTCGCTCTAGTCGGAAAATTAGGCGCTCTATTACAAACCATCCCAATGCCAGTCATGGGTGGGATTATGTGTCTACTCTTCGGTTCAATCGCAACAGTTGGTTTAAATTCACTGATCAAACACAATGTCGATCTACATAAATCTCGCAACCTGGTGATTGTCGCAGTCACTCTTGTATTTGGTATTGGTGGAATGGCATTTGATATTGGCGGTTTCAGCCTGCAAGGCGTTAGTCTCTGTGGCATCGTCGCTATTTTGCTAAACCTAATCTTACCGAAAGATTTAGGTGAAACTCACGTCGTCGATAAAGCCGAAATTGACGACTAA